A genome region from Engraulis encrasicolus isolate BLACKSEA-1 chromosome 6, IST_EnEncr_1.0, whole genome shotgun sequence includes the following:
- the LOC134451594 gene encoding circumsporozoite protein-like → MSWLDPHAKRRATESNFDSTSDSSPSPTSTHGPDSPTEPVPSPPQPAPAQPEPSSPQPCAAQALPVPLPLASPSPSPRSSLLPRASPSTRPSTARGGKRKLDDVDIMKRLELLDQRWEELEKQRSALNDCTAFGMLVVDMVGRIPQAERSSSFVQVINLLQGILDKPTAAPKDRE, encoded by the exons ATGTCGTGGCTGGACCCACACGCGAAACGTCGCGCAACGGAGTCAAATTTTGACTCGACG TCTgattcctccccctcccccacctccacccatggcCCTGATAGCCCGACTGAGCCAGTGCCCTCACCACCTCAGCCTGCACCAGCCCAGCCCGAGCCCTCGTCACCTCAGCCCTGTGCCGCACAAGCACTGCCGGTGCCCTTGCCGTTGGCCTCGCCTTCACCCTCACCTCGGTCATCGCTTCTGCCCAGGGCCTCACCATCAACCCGACCTTCTACTGCACGGGGTGGCAAGCGGAAGTTGGATGACGTGGACATTATGAAGAGGCTGGAGCTGTTGGACCAGCGTTGGGAGGAGCTGGAGAAGCAGCGTTCGGCCCTAAACGACTGCACAGCATTTGGGATGCTGGTAGTGGACATGGTGGGCCGAATACCACAGGCTGAAAGGTCCAGCTCCTTTGTGCAGGTCATCAATCTGCTTCAGGGGATCCTGGACAAACCAACAGCAGCACCCAAAGACAGAGAGTGA